In Zingiber officinale cultivar Zhangliang chromosome 6A, Zo_v1.1, whole genome shotgun sequence, a single genomic region encodes these proteins:
- the LOC121995005 gene encoding pullulanase 1, chloroplastic-like — translation NFLSTHHHRIKPRLANPSFKPQKHHILAAVDNFVDLLKIRYSSPLFRLRTANAIQERLHFHNTGPPWVQGIIVMSIEDGDAEKPGMAQIDPFYSLVVVLFNVCPAQVSLEIPALKSRTLQLHPVQLNSVDDVVKQSAYDASSCSFIIPQRTTSLFVELRNTWINLLFSLSLLLFFFNSKIIMC, via the exons AATTTTTTATCAACTCATCACCACAGGATCAAACCAAGGTTAGCAAACCCATCATTCAAGCCTCAGAAACATCACATTCTTGCAGCTGTTGATAACTTTGTAGACCTACTAAAGATCAGATATTCTTCTCCACTCTTTCGTTTGAGAACTGCAAATGCCATTCAA GAAAGGCTCCACTTTCATAATACAGGGCCCCCCTGGGTCCAAGGAATTATTGTTATGAGCATCGAAGATGGTGACGCTGAAAAACCTGGCATGGCTCAAATTGACCCCTT CTACTCTCTTGTGGTTGTATTGTTCAATGTTTGTCCTGCCCAAGTTTCACTAGAAATTCCTGCATTGAAGTCAAGAACACTGCAACTGCATCCTGTGCAG TTAAACTCGGTGGATGATGTTGTGAAGCAATCAGCATATGATGCCTCGTCATGCAGTTTCATTATTCCTCAGAGGACAACGTCCTTGTTCGTTGAACTGCGCAATACATGGATTAATCtacttttctctctctctctgctccttttttttttcaattccaaAATAATAATGTGCTGA